A genomic stretch from Kovacikia minuta CCNUW1 includes:
- the ilvD gene encoding dihydroxy-acid dehydratase, translating to MPTYRSKTSTQGRNMAGARALWRATGMQTEDFEKPIIAVANSFTQFVPGHVHLKDLGQLVCREIEAAGGVAKEFNTIAVDDGIAMGHDGMLYSLPSREIIADSVEYMVNAHCADALVCISNCDKITPGMLMASLRLNIPTVFVSGGPMEAGKTKLAEHKLDLVDAMVAAANDTISDEVVEEYERSACPTCGSCSGMFTANSMNCLTEAIGLSLPGNGTVLATHFDRKDLFLNAARTIVSITRRYYEQDDESVLPRAIASFKAFENAMALDIAMGGSTNTILHLLAAVHEAGVDFTLSDIDRLSRKVPQLCKVAPNTQKYHIEDVHRAGGIPGILGELDRAGLLHTDVPTVHSQTLKEALDRWDVMRTQDEAVHTFFKAGPAGIPTQQAFSQSTRWPSLDLDRQDGCIRSIDHAFSTEGGLAVLYGNLAERGCIVKTAGVDESILVFEGRARIYESQDAAVKGILNDKVKPGDVVIIRYEGPRGGPGMQEMLYPTSYLKSKGLGKTCALLTDGRFSGGTSGLSIGHASPEAAAGGNIALVQDGDRIRIDIPNRRIDVDLSVEELANRRAAMEAKGKDAWKPAQPRQRRVTAALKAYALLATSADQGAVRNLEMLE from the coding sequence ATGCCGACCTACCGCTCCAAAACCTCCACTCAGGGACGCAATATGGCGGGTGCCCGCGCCCTCTGGCGCGCGACCGGAATGCAAACCGAGGATTTCGAAAAGCCCATTATTGCGGTTGCTAACTCCTTTACCCAATTCGTACCCGGACACGTTCACCTGAAGGATCTGGGGCAATTGGTGTGCCGTGAAATTGAAGCCGCGGGCGGGGTTGCCAAGGAATTCAACACCATTGCAGTGGATGATGGCATCGCGATGGGACACGACGGAATGCTCTATAGTCTGCCCTCGCGGGAGATCATCGCCGATTCGGTGGAGTACATGGTCAACGCCCATTGTGCCGATGCCCTGGTCTGCATTTCTAACTGTGACAAAATTACCCCTGGCATGTTGATGGCATCACTGCGACTCAACATTCCCACCGTATTTGTCTCCGGTGGGCCAATGGAAGCGGGCAAAACTAAACTGGCGGAGCACAAATTAGACCTGGTGGATGCAATGGTGGCTGCCGCCAACGATACCATCAGCGACGAAGTGGTTGAGGAGTATGAGCGGTCTGCCTGCCCGACCTGTGGTTCCTGTTCCGGCATGTTCACCGCCAACTCCATGAATTGTCTCACCGAGGCGATCGGTCTTTCCTTACCCGGCAATGGCACTGTGCTGGCAACCCACTTCGATCGTAAGGATCTGTTCCTGAACGCGGCTCGAACTATTGTCAGCATTACCCGTCGCTACTACGAGCAGGACGATGAATCGGTTCTGCCCCGCGCGATCGCTAGCTTCAAAGCGTTCGAAAATGCGATGGCGTTGGATATTGCAATGGGCGGATCGACCAATACCATTCTGCATCTGCTGGCGGCTGTCCACGAAGCTGGGGTCGATTTCACCCTATCCGATATCGATCGGCTCTCGCGTAAAGTGCCCCAACTTTGCAAGGTGGCACCCAACACCCAGAAGTATCACATCGAGGATGTCCACCGGGCAGGGGGCATTCCCGGTATTCTCGGCGAATTGGATCGGGCGGGTCTACTCCATACGGATGTGCCCACGGTTCACAGTCAGACGCTGAAAGAAGCCCTCGATCGCTGGGATGTTATGCGAACCCAGGATGAGGCTGTCCATACCTTCTTCAAGGCTGGTCCGGCGGGAATTCCGACTCAGCAAGCCTTCAGCCAATCGACGCGTTGGCCCTCCCTCGACCTGGATCGGCAGGACGGCTGTATCCGCAGTATCGACCATGCCTTTAGCACCGAGGGGGGGTTGGCTGTGCTCTACGGAAACCTGGCGGAGCGCGGTTGTATTGTAAAGACGGCAGGCGTAGACGAAAGCATTCTTGTGTTTGAGGGCAGGGCACGCATTTATGAAAGCCAGGATGCTGCGGTCAAAGGAATTTTGAATGATAAGGTAAAACCGGGCGACGTGGTCATCATTCGCTATGAGGGACCGCGTGGTGGTCCTGGCATGCAGGAAATGCTTTACCCCACCAGCTACCTTAAGTCCAAAGGTCTGGGCAAAACTTGTGCATTACTGACCGATGGTCGCTTCTCGGGGGGTACTTCCGGGCTTTCCATTGGCCATGCCTCTCCAGAGGCAGCAGCGGGGGGTAATATTGCGCTGGTTCAGGATGGCGATCGCATCCGAATTGACATTCCCAACCGCAGGATTGATGTGGATCTGTCGGTGGAGGAATTAGCCAACCGGCGGGCGGCAATGGAAGCAAAGGGCAAAGATGCCTGGAAGCCTGCGCAGCCCCGGCAACGTCGAGTCACCGCGGCACTTAAAGCGTATGCTCTGCTGGCAACTAGCGCCGATCAAGGTGCGGTTCGTAACCTGGAAATGCTGGAGTAG
- a CDS encoding DoxX family protein produces the protein MTAIQTKSTLLSSTLESTAIENRPAQVAWTICRVVVGLLMIHNGFSKLANVQGFASGVVSFIGLPYPVFLTYCAAYAEIGSSILLAVGFFTRLNALILLFTMMIAIFFHLKKDGWHIPPLETASLYALWFSFFLTNGGGPFSLDTAIAAWLRKSSSP, from the coding sequence ATGACTGCAATTCAAACGAAATCAACGTTACTGAGTTCCACTTTGGAATCTACCGCGATCGAGAACCGCCCTGCTCAGGTTGCCTGGACAATTTGTCGAGTAGTGGTGGGTTTACTGATGATCCACAATGGATTTAGCAAACTGGCAAATGTGCAGGGGTTTGCGAGTGGAGTTGTGAGTTTTATTGGCTTACCTTACCCAGTTTTCTTGACCTATTGCGCCGCCTATGCTGAAATTGGGAGTTCGATTTTGCTGGCTGTGGGATTTTTCACTCGGCTCAATGCCCTGATCCTGCTATTTACCATGATGATTGCCATATTCTTTCATCTCAAGAAAGACGGCTGGCATATTCCCCCCCTGGAAACGGCTTCCCTTTATGCCCTGTGGTTTAGCTTCTTCCTGACCAATGGTGGTGGCCCCTTCTCCCTCGATACGGCGATCGCCGCTTGGCTGCGGAAATCCTCATCCCCATAG
- a CDS encoding IS4 family transposase encodes MLQHQSVNIRQISQNRAEQIGYYRFLENENVTISELVRSVADQCQAQVEGLHVLSISDSSEVNLQSHAGRLKPQGLGVVGNDRDVGFFIHPTLVLNAETGFPLGLSTIHLWSRDIDHSDKHQRDYQHLPIEEKESYKWLRSAEGSNRCLRAGGARLITHIGDRESDLYEEWATVPDAQTHLLIRVCQNRRLWHQSLSLYDYLTIQPVQGSYTVQVVEDPRRGQTAREALLVVRVAKVEIRRPDNLNAHDYPPSVGLYAVEAQEVNPPPGQQPIHWRLLTTHEVVCLEQALQVIQWYCWRWRIEQLFATLKQAGLNLEATQLESVDAIQRLTVLALSIAVRVLQLVEGRDNPELSASVAFSDEQQQCLTQLEPTLQGHTQKQQNPHPPSSLAWATWLIARLGGWSGYRSQRPPGMPTLIHGLRQFEAIFIGWKLAQAPLVCTR; translated from the coding sequence ATGCTTCAGCACCAATCGGTAAACATTCGCCAAATCAGCCAAAATCGAGCTGAACAGATTGGCTACTATCGTTTCTTGGAGAATGAAAACGTGACGATATCCGAGTTAGTGCGGAGTGTTGCTGACCAGTGCCAGGCGCAGGTGGAAGGATTGCATGTGTTATCGATTAGTGATAGCAGTGAGGTTAACTTGCAGTCCCATGCAGGGCGGTTAAAGCCGCAAGGACTTGGGGTCGTTGGCAACGACCGAGATGTTGGGTTTTTCATTCATCCAACCCTGGTGCTGAATGCCGAGACTGGCTTTCCATTAGGGTTAAGTACCATTCATTTGTGGAGTCGTGACATCGACCATAGCGATAAACATCAACGCGACTATCAACACCTGCCGATTGAGGAAAAGGAATCCTACAAATGGCTGCGATCGGCTGAAGGCAGCAACCGATGTTTGAGGGCTGGAGGAGCGAGGTTAATCACTCATATCGGCGACCGTGAAAGCGACCTGTATGAAGAATGGGCGACGGTTCCAGACGCTCAAACCCATTTATTAATCAGGGTGTGTCAAAATCGTCGTCTGTGGCATCAGTCGTTATCGCTCTATGACTACCTGACGATTCAACCCGTTCAGGGAAGTTACACCGTGCAAGTGGTAGAAGATCCCCGTCGAGGGCAAACTGCACGAGAGGCATTGCTAGTTGTGCGTGTGGCGAAGGTTGAGATCCGGCGACCCGACAACCTCAACGCTCACGACTATCCTCCCAGTGTGGGTCTCTACGCCGTAGAGGCACAGGAAGTCAACCCACCCCCTGGACAACAACCGATTCATTGGCGACTGTTGACCACTCATGAAGTCGTTTGCTTAGAACAGGCACTCCAAGTCATTCAGTGGTACTGCTGGCGCTGGCGGATTGAACAACTGTTTGCCACCCTCAAACAGGCCGGACTCAATCTCGAAGCGACGCAACTGGAATCGGTAGATGCCATTCAACGCTTGACTGTGCTGGCGCTGTCGATTGCCGTGCGAGTCCTACAACTGGTGGAAGGGCGAGATAACCCTGAGTTATCTGCCTCTGTTGCCTTTAGCGATGAACAGCAGCAATGCCTCACTCAGCTAGAACCGACGTTGCAAGGACACACTCAAAAACAGCAGAATCCTCATCCTCCCAGTTCTTTAGCTTGGGCAACCTGGTTAATTGCTCGCTTAGGAGGATGGTCGGGTTATCGCTCCCAACGTCCCCCCGGAATGCCTACTCTAATTCATGGTTTGCGGCAGTTTGAGGCAATCTTCATCGGGTGGAAACTAGCTCAAGCCCCACTTGTGTGTACACGGTAG
- a CDS encoding peptidoglycan-binding domain-containing protein has protein sequence MADVQQYLKQVGLYTGAIDGIYGEESQAAIVQFQELADLRMDGIVGAETWRAMINNDAS, from the coding sequence GTGGCAGATGTGCAACAGTATCTCAAACAAGTAGGGTTATACACTGGAGCGATCGATGGCATTTATGGAGAAGAGTCCCAAGCAGCCATTGTGCAATTTCAGGAACTGGCAGATTTACGAATGGATGGCATCGTCGGTGCCGAAACCTGGAGAGCGATGATTAACAATGATGCATCCTAA
- a CDS encoding PadR family transcriptional regulator: protein MSLAHTILGLLQQQERTGYDLKTQCFDNCIAHLWQADQAQIYRTLDKLESQGWITCTIEIQHDRPNRKVYRITATGEAELIEWLQTHHPLPAVREPLLVQLHFAAQLPNGAIVGLLEQELATRRKKLAECEEIAAQTPNTPVIPREQKMHQLVLELAMRREQTYLDWLQDAIDKLNTQD from the coding sequence ATGTCTCTTGCCCATACTATTCTCGGTCTCCTCCAACAACAGGAGCGGACAGGCTACGACCTAAAAACCCAATGTTTTGATAATTGCATTGCTCACCTCTGGCAAGCAGACCAGGCCCAAATTTATCGCACGTTAGACAAGCTGGAGTCGCAGGGCTGGATTACCTGCACAATTGAGATTCAGCACGATCGTCCCAACCGTAAGGTCTACCGCATCACAGCAACAGGGGAAGCAGAGTTAATTGAGTGGCTCCAGACCCATCACCCGTTACCTGCGGTGCGGGAACCCTTGCTGGTGCAACTTCACTTTGCAGCTCAGTTACCCAATGGGGCGATCGTTGGGTTACTGGAACAAGAACTTGCAACACGCCGTAAGAAGTTAGCCGAGTGTGAGGAGATTGCTGCCCAAACTCCAAACACCCCTGTCATACCTCGTGAACAAAAAATGCACCAGTTAGTTCTAGAGTTAGCAATGCGACGAGAACAAACCTATCTGGATTGGTTGCAGGATGCGATCGACAAACTCAATACTCAAGATTAA
- a CDS encoding ArsR/SmtB family transcription factor, with translation MAKTVSLPSELVVAGFHALSEPLRIKVVELLRENELCVCDLCDALDVAQSKLSFHLKALKDANLVRARQEGRWIYYSLNLPQFVVLEQYLSEFRRYSPMLPARPCADQD, from the coding sequence ATGGCAAAAACTGTCTCTCTCCCCTCTGAACTCGTTGTTGCTGGCTTTCATGCCCTTTCAGAGCCACTACGGATCAAAGTTGTAGAGCTTCTTCGGGAGAACGAACTGTGTGTGTGTGATCTTTGTGACGCTTTAGATGTAGCCCAGTCTAAGCTATCGTTTCACCTGAAAGCCCTGAAGGATGCAAACCTGGTGCGCGCTCGCCAGGAGGGACGGTGGATCTACTACAGCCTGAACCTGCCCCAGTTTGTTGTTCTAGAGCAATATTTGTCAGAGTTCCGCCGCTATAGCCCAATGCTGCCCGCCCGCCCCTGCGCTGACCAGGATTGA
- a CDS encoding ArsJ-associated glyceraldehyde-3-phosphate dehydrogenase — translation MAIRVGINGFGRIGRLDLRAAWGWPDLEFVHINEVKGGAVVAAHLLKFDSVHGRWTPEVTAGEDRISINGKPITFSEHAQPGDVPWDDLRVDLVLECSGKFRTAEALDSYFKRGVRKVIVAAPVKEEALNVVMGVNDQRYDPAQHHLLTAASCTTNCLAPVVKVIHEGIGIKHGVVTTIHDNTNTQTLVDAPHKDLRRARASALSLIPTSTGSATAIGLIYPELNGKLNGLAVRVPLLNASLTDCVFEVVRPTTVAEVNQLLKLASEQEPLKGILGYEERPLVSIDYLNDPRSSIVDALSTMVVDATQVKIYAWYDNEWGYANRMVELARKVAASIS, via the coding sequence ATGGCGATACGGGTTGGGATTAATGGCTTCGGTCGAATCGGGCGATTAGATCTGAGAGCCGCCTGGGGCTGGCCGGATCTGGAGTTTGTCCACATTAATGAGGTTAAGGGTGGCGCTGTGGTTGCTGCTCACTTATTGAAGTTTGATTCTGTACATGGTCGCTGGACACCAGAAGTTACCGCTGGTGAAGACCGCATCTCTATCAATGGTAAGCCGATTACCTTCTCCGAACATGCCCAACCAGGTGATGTGCCCTGGGATGATTTGAGGGTTGATCTGGTGCTGGAATGTTCTGGCAAATTCCGCACAGCTGAAGCACTCGACTCCTATTTCAAGCGAGGTGTACGCAAAGTCATCGTGGCGGCTCCAGTGAAAGAGGAAGCCTTAAATGTGGTGATGGGGGTGAATGACCAACGCTATGATCCTGCCCAACACCATCTGCTGACTGCCGCTTCCTGTACGACAAACTGCCTTGCACCTGTGGTCAAAGTGATCCATGAGGGCATTGGCATTAAGCATGGGGTTGTTACCACCATTCACGACAACACGAATACTCAAACCCTGGTTGATGCGCCCCACAAAGACCTGCGACGGGCACGGGCTTCTGCTCTGTCGTTAATTCCCACTTCAACGGGTTCTGCAACGGCGATCGGACTCATCTATCCAGAACTCAACGGCAAACTCAATGGGCTGGCGGTACGAGTTCCCCTATTAAATGCCTCCTTGACTGATTGTGTGTTTGAAGTTGTACGTCCCACAACCGTAGCAGAGGTCAATCAGTTACTCAAATTGGCATCGGAGCAGGAGCCATTGAAGGGAATTTTAGGCTACGAGGAGCGTCCACTGGTGTCGATCGACTATCTGAATGATCCGCGTTCTTCGATCGTGGATGCCCTGTCAACAATGGTCGTCGATGCAACCCAGGTCAAAATCTATGCCTGGTATGACAACGAATGGGGCTACGCCAATCGCATGGTGGAGCTGGCGCGGAAAGTTGCAGCGAGTATCAGTTGA
- the arsJ gene encoding organoarsenical effux MFS transporter ArsJ, producing the protein MTSTTTASRANLKNYALVTLAYWGFTLTDGALRMLVLLYFNEIGYTPIQIAFLFLFYEIFGIVTNFLGGWIGSQLGLKVTLYSGIGLQIFALLLLSLLNRDWAQWVAVLYVMISQAFSGIAKDLTKMSSKSAIRLVVPQNAQSSLFKWVAVLTGSKNALKGVGFFLGAALLDLFGFVPALWIMTGGLILILFTGIMLPPGMGKIKTKVRFTQLFSKSREINILSAARFFLFGSRDVWFVVGLPVFLRSVLGWSFYQAGGFLACWVIGYGMIQFLAPTLLRRFSNGEPPKSKTIQFWTGVLTAVPVGIALAMQLKARPDVTIVVGLMIFGIVFAFNSAVHSYLVLAFTDDDKVALNVGFYYMANSGGRLIGTVLSGLIYQLYGLVGCLWASAVFVLAAWAISLKLSDPQPSQAIAWKTGDGD; encoded by the coding sequence ATGACTTCTACAACAACTGCTTCTCGCGCCAACCTGAAGAACTACGCCCTCGTCACTCTGGCTTACTGGGGCTTTACCCTGACCGATGGTGCCCTGCGAATGCTGGTGTTGCTCTATTTCAACGAAATTGGTTACACCCCGATTCAAATCGCATTCCTGTTCCTGTTCTACGAAATTTTTGGCATTGTCACGAACTTTTTGGGTGGGTGGATCGGCTCTCAGTTGGGCTTAAAAGTTACGCTCTACAGTGGTATTGGATTGCAGATATTTGCGCTGCTGCTGCTGTCCCTGCTAAACCGCGACTGGGCACAGTGGGTTGCGGTGCTGTACGTGATGATTTCACAAGCATTTTCAGGGATTGCCAAAGACCTGACCAAAATGAGTTCTAAGAGCGCCATTCGATTGGTTGTGCCACAAAACGCCCAATCCTCCTTGTTCAAGTGGGTAGCAGTGTTAACCGGATCAAAAAATGCGCTCAAGGGTGTGGGCTTCTTTTTAGGGGCAGCACTTTTAGACCTATTTGGCTTCGTTCCTGCGCTGTGGATTATGACGGGTGGACTCATCTTGATCCTGTTTACGGGGATCATGCTGCCCCCAGGAATGGGCAAGATTAAAACGAAGGTCAGGTTTACCCAGCTATTCTCTAAGAGCCGTGAGATCAACATTCTATCGGCGGCGCGTTTCTTTCTTTTTGGTTCCAGAGATGTCTGGTTTGTAGTGGGGTTACCTGTGTTTCTCCGAAGTGTGTTGGGCTGGTCGTTCTACCAGGCTGGGGGATTTTTAGCTTGTTGGGTGATTGGCTACGGAATGATTCAGTTTTTAGCTCCCACCCTACTTAGGCGCTTTAGTAACGGGGAACCTCCCAAGTCAAAAACCATTCAGTTCTGGACAGGTGTTCTTACAGCCGTTCCGGTTGGTATTGCCCTGGCAATGCAATTGAAAGCACGACCCGATGTGACGATCGTCGTGGGCTTGATGATCTTTGGCATCGTGTTTGCGTTTAACTCGGCAGTTCACTCCTACCTGGTGCTGGCGTTCACCGATGACGATAAGGTTGCCCTGAATGTGGGCTTCTACTACATGGCAAATTCCGGTGGGCGGCTGATTGGAACCGTGTTGTCAGGGTTAATTTATCAACTCTATGGGTTGGTCGGTTGCCTATGGGCTTCAGCAGTTTTTGTCTTAGCAGCGTGGGCAATTTCTCTCAAACTGTCCGATCCGCAACCCAGTCAGGCGATCGCCTGGAAGACAGGCGATGGTGATTAA